Proteins co-encoded in one Spirosoma endbachense genomic window:
- a CDS encoding SusD/RagB family nutrient-binding outer membrane lipoprotein has protein sequence MLISYKNYFSGLLMAGTLVFSGCQKEAFVETNINPEGLTSVPPANQFLNATLSLHGQDFEAFYDLYQRIMPWMQYSTAVNGNGQNFTQVYDNFSQRYGRLYNGVGNTLVDVEKLVANLPAEEQPRYVHMIRIARILKAYYTFYVSDIYGSIPYSDAFQARYGGTLTPKYDPQQTIFATLDTELKEAITTLKTAQTASQVALGTNDQYYAGNTQQWVKAANALRLKIAIRLAKRDAAKLKTIAQEVLSSPAADLMSSNADGWMFITPASFTGGSDSNWNPANLRAAKPLVDFMWDTQDPRLDAFFTQNSYSQSNIDLLIADKQLPAGTKESRRYLGGFTGPDAAKVAQNVQRFYTPRYLTLNGNRTAIDTLSYVQPRLFQAGYADASGTAGTGKNYFPVITYADFCFMRAELAAQAITGESAKTWYETAVTASLDWYDMVAQGAQVFNYTAMTAAEKTAYLANAKVAFNAAKAMDLIASQEYIHFLRQPAEGWATWKRTGLPNTTSTLVLPALISNGATLVVPRRAPLGIPNVNDPNYANRRAALDEMAKITGFGTDPQDATGRVWWDQL, from the coding sequence ATGCTTATCTCCTATAAAAACTATTTCTCCGGACTGCTCATGGCAGGGACGCTGGTATTCAGCGGGTGCCAGAAGGAGGCTTTCGTGGAAACCAACATTAATCCGGAAGGGCTAACGAGCGTTCCGCCAGCCAATCAGTTCCTGAACGCAACGCTGTCGTTGCACGGACAGGATTTTGAAGCGTTTTATGACCTTTACCAGCGGATCATGCCCTGGATGCAGTATTCAACAGCTGTGAATGGAAATGGACAGAATTTTACGCAGGTATACGACAACTTCTCACAGCGATATGGACGCCTGTATAATGGTGTTGGCAATACGCTGGTTGACGTAGAAAAACTGGTCGCGAATCTCCCCGCCGAAGAGCAGCCCCGCTACGTACACATGATCCGGATTGCGCGGATTCTGAAAGCATACTACACGTTTTATGTGAGTGATATTTACGGCAGTATTCCTTACTCGGATGCTTTTCAGGCCCGTTATGGCGGCACACTAACGCCAAAGTATGACCCGCAGCAAACCATTTTCGCAACGCTCGATACCGAATTGAAAGAAGCGATTACAACGTTGAAAACCGCTCAGACTGCCTCACAGGTAGCGTTGGGTACCAATGACCAGTATTATGCCGGTAATACACAGCAGTGGGTAAAAGCGGCTAATGCACTACGGCTAAAAATAGCGATACGTCTGGCAAAACGCGATGCCGCGAAGCTTAAAACGATTGCGCAGGAAGTATTAAGTTCTCCGGCAGCCGATCTGATGAGCAGCAATGCCGATGGGTGGATGTTTATTACGCCAGCCAGCTTTACGGGCGGTAGTGATTCGAACTGGAATCCCGCCAATTTGCGGGCTGCCAAGCCGCTGGTCGATTTCATGTGGGATACCCAGGACCCCCGACTTGATGCTTTCTTTACGCAAAACAGTTATTCTCAGTCCAATATCGATCTGCTGATTGCCGACAAGCAACTGCCAGCCGGTACCAAAGAGTCGCGCCGTTATCTGGGCGGGTTCACCGGCCCGGATGCTGCGAAAGTGGCCCAGAATGTACAACGTTTCTACACTCCGCGCTATCTTACCTTAAATGGCAATCGTACGGCAATCGATACGCTGTCGTATGTGCAGCCGCGTCTGTTCCAGGCGGGCTATGCTGATGCGAGTGGAACTGCCGGAACGGGCAAAAACTATTTCCCTGTTATCACCTATGCCGATTTCTGCTTCATGCGGGCTGAACTGGCAGCACAGGCCATTACGGGCGAAAGTGCCAAAACCTGGTATGAAACGGCAGTAACTGCATCGTTGGATTGGTACGATATGGTTGCGCAGGGAGCGCAGGTGTTCAACTATACAGCCATGACGGCGGCAGAGAAGACCGCTTATCTAGCTAATGCCAAAGTGGCCTTCAATGCTGCCAAAGCGATGGATTTAATCGCCAGCCAGGAGTATATCCATTTTCTACGTCAGCCAGCCGAAGGGTGGGCAACCTGGAAAAGAACCGGACTGCCCAATACAACGTCGACACTGGTTTTGCCAGCGTTGATTTCGAACGGTGCTACACTGGTGGTTCCTCGGCGGGCCCCCCTTGGTATTCCGAATGTCAATGATCCGAACTATGCGAACCGCAGGGCGGCCCTTGATGAAATGGCTAAAATAACCGGCTTCGGAACCGACCCTCAGGATGCTACGGGTCGTGTTTGGTGGGATCAGCTCTAG
- a CDS encoding c-type cytochrome, whose translation MKQCLAHGIIWLSWFLVSNAVYAQKPTFYQDVQPLIHAKCAVCHRPGEAAPFSLITYEDVTKRAKFIRKVVNSGYMPPWRADDHYVAFANKRSLTPEQIKILTDWIDAELPKGKVNTDAEKELLKRAQAGTGYNRVPDLTLKMPQPFKVIGDGVERFMVFKIPFELAGEANVEAIEFTSTDKKSIHHANFAIHPVDDPGIDLNNTVAQVNLNGDDASRYREWLPYKKQLTYYSGWIPGTTVETYPADMGWVMPKRGVVLLTVHFGPAAKDIENVSGVNFFFTKKPIRRTVKVISLGSGGIGEKEITPPLLVFGGDSLTTRLRIAYRNQPITLLYAWPHMHQIGKRFTAFATLPGADTLRLVRIPDWDFRWQEVYRYQKPVILPTGAVINVIGTYDNTEGNLQNPNKPPKLITSDGQMRSDQEMLTLLLLYVAYEPGDENLRLN comes from the coding sequence ATGAAGCAGTGCCTGGCACATGGAATAATCTGGTTAAGTTGGTTTTTAGTAAGCAACGCAGTTTATGCACAGAAGCCAACGTTTTATCAGGATGTCCAACCGTTGATTCACGCTAAATGCGCGGTTTGCCACCGACCGGGTGAGGCTGCTCCGTTTTCGCTGATTACCTATGAAGATGTAACGAAACGGGCGAAATTCATCCGGAAAGTGGTGAACTCGGGGTACATGCCCCCCTGGCGGGCCGATGATCATTATGTCGCATTTGCCAACAAACGCAGCCTGACACCAGAGCAGATCAAAATACTAACCGACTGGATCGATGCAGAACTGCCCAAAGGCAAGGTCAATACCGATGCCGAAAAGGAATTGCTCAAACGGGCTCAGGCAGGTACGGGCTACAACCGGGTGCCCGATCTGACCTTAAAAATGCCCCAGCCCTTTAAGGTAATCGGCGATGGAGTTGAGCGGTTTATGGTGTTCAAGATCCCATTCGAACTGGCCGGGGAAGCGAACGTAGAAGCAATTGAGTTTACATCCACAGACAAAAAGAGTATCCATCACGCCAATTTTGCCATTCACCCGGTCGATGATCCGGGCATCGATTTGAACAATACGGTCGCGCAGGTTAACCTGAATGGCGATGATGCGTCGCGTTATAGGGAGTGGTTGCCCTACAAAAAACAATTGACCTATTATAGCGGCTGGATTCCCGGAACAACCGTTGAAACGTATCCGGCCGATATGGGCTGGGTGATGCCTAAACGAGGAGTTGTACTGCTGACTGTTCATTTTGGCCCAGCTGCTAAAGACATCGAGAATGTAAGTGGCGTCAATTTTTTCTTTACAAAAAAGCCCATCCGACGAACTGTGAAAGTGATCAGCTTAGGGTCTGGGGGGATTGGTGAGAAAGAAATTACACCTCCGCTGCTGGTATTTGGTGGCGATAGCCTGACAACCCGACTGCGAATCGCCTATCGAAATCAACCCATCACGCTGTTATATGCCTGGCCCCATATGCACCAGATTGGCAAACGATTCACCGCTTTCGCTACCCTGCCCGGTGCCGATACGCTGCGGCTGGTACGCATTCCGGACTGGGACTTTCGCTGGCAGGAAGTATATCGCTATCAGAAGCCAGTCATTCTGCCGACAGGGGCGGTAATTAACGTGATTGGAACGTATGATAACACCGAAGGAAACCTCCAGAATCCGAACAAACCGCCTAAGCTGATCACCTCAGATGGTCAGATGCGTAGCGATCAGGAAATGCTGACACTGCTGCTGCTGTACGTAGCTTACGAACCGGGCGACGAAAACCTTCGGCTTAACTGA
- a CDS encoding VCBS repeat-containing protein: MWTPQLVLAAVCLVAGLLWPETSSDPAPLFTALSPEQTHVRFVNSLTETDSLNIFRYEYLYNGNGVGVGDFNDDGQPDLFFSGNTVPHKLYLNRGGWQFDDVTERAGVVGNGTWATGVSVADINGDGRLDIYVCHSGKYPAEKLANELFINEGVRDGVPQFKDRAREFGLDLPGTQSTQAAFFDYDRDGDLDVFLLNHSNHTYNPFLNTRKIRATPDMRFGNRLLRNDNQKFTDVTLAEGIINNPLNFGLGVGVSDLNADGWPDLYTTSDYTEQDCLYLNQHDGAGHHTGFKESLRTAMTHTSRFSMGCDLADFNNDTLPDVVTLDMLPEDNHRQKMLKGPDEYDAYQMLIDSGYFRQQMRNMLQLNRGLEDKKQIRFSEIGQLAGIAATDWSWSALLADLDNDGWKDLFVTNGYLRDFTDLDFMKYTVAETKLQEAAKGNLNFQTIDLLRKMPSNRPTNYAFRNNHDLTFSNQSAAWGLTIPAVSGAAAYADFDGDGDLDLVVCKQNEPVGIYRNNAERNRADAHFLQIRLRGKGANTQAVGARVVLETTDGRQLQEAYAVRGYQASVEPTLHFGLGKQTSISRLTVYWPDGTQSQLANLPGDQTFTIQQNEGSRQTVQRMPEVAWFKPLAMNQLLPYRHRENDFIDFKVEVLIPYELSRLGPALAKADVNADGLDDVFLGGAVGQRDELWIQQSDGSFNRADSQPWLADAASEDVNALFFDADRDGDADLYAVSGGNEYEDGSPEYQDRLYVNDGKGNFTRAPQALPQMRSSKLAVAAADMDQDGDLDLFVGGRGKPGTFPFPSESYLLRNDTPSGGSARFTDVTDHIAPALRHIGMVQAAAWTDFRGDKFPELVLAGDWMPMHLIDNQKGQLTDISSGAGFTGTEGMWASLLLADIDQDGDTDIIAGNAGLNNLFRADARQPMQITTTDIDNDGVQDPIWTYYIQGKAYPVASRDELLDQVVPLRKKFTRYHQYADATVTDILNPSQLTQASVVTVRQLASGIFVNQGNKTFRFEAFPTEAQLSRASALLIDDLDEDGKADLLVAGNFYPYRVQLGPCSASFGCLLKGNGQGKFQPVPPQKTGIWASGDVRQVVSLRSGAGRRRLLFTVNDGSLIGFER, translated from the coding sequence ATGTGGACTCCTCAATTAGTGCTGGCGGCTGTCTGTTTAGTGGCCGGATTGCTTTGGCCCGAAACAAGTTCAGATCCGGCCCCGCTCTTTACGGCACTATCGCCCGAACAAACCCATGTGCGGTTCGTCAATTCCTTGACGGAAACTGATTCACTGAACATTTTTCGGTACGAATATCTCTACAATGGCAATGGTGTTGGTGTCGGCGATTTTAATGATGATGGCCAGCCCGATTTGTTTTTTTCGGGCAACACCGTTCCGCATAAGTTGTATCTCAATCGGGGGGGCTGGCAGTTCGATGACGTGACCGAGCGGGCGGGCGTTGTAGGGAATGGAACCTGGGCAACGGGCGTGAGCGTGGCCGACATAAACGGCGATGGCCGATTGGATATTTACGTCTGTCATTCTGGAAAATACCCTGCCGAAAAGCTGGCCAACGAGCTGTTTATCAATGAAGGCGTTCGCGATGGCGTGCCGCAATTTAAGGACCGGGCCAGAGAGTTTGGACTCGATTTGCCGGGTACGCAATCGACGCAGGCTGCTTTTTTCGACTACGACCGCGATGGCGATCTGGATGTTTTTCTGCTGAACCACTCCAACCACACCTACAATCCATTTCTGAATACCCGCAAAATCAGGGCAACACCCGATATGCGGTTCGGGAACCGATTGCTGCGCAACGATAACCAAAAATTTACCGATGTTACACTGGCAGAGGGCATTATCAACAATCCACTAAATTTTGGACTTGGCGTGGGTGTCAGCGACCTGAACGCCGACGGCTGGCCCGACCTCTATACCACCAGTGATTACACGGAACAGGATTGTCTGTATCTAAATCAGCATGATGGTGCTGGCCACCACACGGGCTTCAAAGAATCATTACGAACCGCGATGACGCATACATCCCGGTTTTCGATGGGTTGCGATCTGGCTGACTTTAACAATGATACGTTACCCGATGTGGTGACACTGGACATGTTGCCGGAGGACAACCACCGCCAGAAAATGCTGAAAGGCCCGGATGAATATGACGCCTATCAGATGCTGATTGACAGCGGATACTTCCGGCAGCAGATGCGAAATATGCTTCAACTCAACCGGGGGCTGGAAGACAAAAAGCAAATCCGTTTTAGTGAAATAGGGCAGTTGGCCGGTATAGCCGCCACCGATTGGTCGTGGTCGGCCCTGCTGGCCGATCTGGATAATGATGGTTGGAAAGATCTGTTCGTAACCAACGGGTATCTCCGCGACTTTACGGATCTGGACTTTATGAAATACACCGTCGCTGAAACTAAACTACAGGAAGCGGCAAAGGGAAATCTGAACTTTCAGACAATTGATCTGTTACGGAAAATGCCCTCGAACCGCCCCACTAACTATGCGTTTCGGAACAACCACGACCTGACTTTCAGCAATCAATCAGCCGCATGGGGACTGACGATACCGGCGGTGTCGGGTGCTGCGGCTTATGCTGATTTCGATGGAGATGGCGACCTGGATCTGGTCGTCTGTAAGCAAAACGAACCGGTAGGTATTTACCGGAACAATGCCGAACGGAACCGGGCCGACGCTCATTTCCTGCAGATTCGCCTGCGGGGGAAGGGAGCCAATACGCAGGCCGTCGGGGCGAGGGTAGTGCTCGAAACCACCGACGGACGGCAACTACAGGAGGCTTATGCTGTGCGGGGTTACCAGGCATCAGTCGAACCAACGCTGCATTTTGGTCTGGGAAAGCAAACCAGCATTTCCCGATTGACAGTATACTGGCCTGACGGCACACAGAGCCAGCTCGCCAATCTGCCCGGCGATCAAACCTTCACGATACAACAAAATGAAGGTAGCAGGCAAACCGTCCAGCGAATGCCGGAAGTCGCCTGGTTTAAGCCATTGGCGATGAATCAATTGCTGCCGTATCGGCACCGCGAAAACGATTTTATCGACTTTAAGGTAGAGGTGCTGATTCCTTATGAACTGTCGCGGCTGGGGCCAGCATTAGCCAAAGCAGATGTAAACGCCGATGGGCTGGATGATGTTTTTCTGGGCGGTGCCGTCGGGCAACGGGATGAACTATGGATTCAGCAGTCGGATGGTTCGTTTAATCGTGCTGATTCGCAGCCCTGGCTTGCCGATGCAGCCAGTGAGGATGTAAACGCCCTGTTTTTCGATGCTGACCGCGATGGTGATGCGGATTTATATGCCGTAAGCGGAGGAAATGAATATGAAGATGGATCGCCGGAATATCAGGATCGTCTTTATGTCAACGATGGAAAAGGGAATTTTACCCGCGCCCCACAGGCACTGCCACAAATGCGAAGCAGCAAACTGGCCGTAGCGGCTGCTGACATGGACCAGGATGGCGATCTGGATTTGTTTGTGGGTGGTCGGGGTAAGCCAGGCACCTTTCCATTCCCGTCGGAAAGTTATCTGCTGCGTAACGATACACCCTCCGGCGGATCTGCACGTTTTACCGACGTTACTGACCATATAGCCCCGGCTCTACGGCATATCGGTATGGTTCAGGCTGCTGCCTGGACTGACTTTCGGGGGGATAAATTTCCCGAATTGGTTCTCGCGGGTGACTGGATGCCCATGCATCTGATCGACAATCAGAAAGGGCAATTGACTGATATTTCCAGTGGGGCTGGCTTTACGGGCACGGAAGGAATGTGGGCGAGTCTGTTACTGGCCGACATCGATCAGGACGGCGATACTGACATCATAGCGGGTAATGCTGGCCTGAATAATCTGTTCCGGGCTGACGCCAGGCAACCGATGCAGATCACCACAACCGATATTGACAATGATGGCGTGCAGGACCCAATCTGGACTTATTATATTCAGGGCAAAGCTTATCCGGTGGCTTCACGCGACGAATTGCTCGATCAGGTAGTGCCTTTGCGGAAAAAATTTACCCGCTACCATCAATACGCCGATGCAACCGTCACCGATATTTTAAATCCTTCACAATTAACCCAGGCATCGGTCGTAACGGTTCGGCAACTGGCATCAGGTATTTTTGTAAATCAGGGCAATAAAACATTCAGGTTTGAGGCTTTTCCAACAGAAGCTCAACTGTCGCGGGCAAGCGCGCTGCTGATCGACGATCTGGATGAGGATGGAAAAGCGGATTTGCTGGTGGCCGGAAATTTCTATCCCTATCGCGTACAGCTTGGCCCTTGCTCGGCAAGTTTCGGTTGCTTGTTAAAGGGTAATGGTCAAGGTAAATTTCAACCTGTGCCTCCCCAAAAAACGGGCATCTGGGCCAGCGGTGATGTGCGACAGGTGGTTAGCCTGCGGTCGGGAGCCGGTCGACGACGATTACTGTTTACGGTCAATGATGGTTCGTTAATAGGGTTTGAGCGATGA
- a CDS encoding vanadium-dependent haloperoxidase translates to MKKRLLVITAGLMSLTAPAPNRSASAETRWLHSAHQLLTAIIVSDVFSPPVAARIYAYAHIAAYETLVPFQAGRYRSLAGQIPSMATLTTTPPAGCNPALAATEAFLRVGRTMIFSEKTFDQETTQLWEQIKAAGYSEETIQVSKAFGEQAAQHIIAWAKGDNYRQTRSLRRYAPVKQAGAWAPTPPGYMTAVEPYWGRIRPFVLDSAAQCRTTGPPPFSTNEKSQFREAAWEVYETGKNRTAEQRLIASYWDCNPFFLNTQGHLNFASKKLSPGGHWLSIAGQVARLTKANLITTSAAYTMTAIALFDGFISCWHEKYRYNVIRPETYINAHIDENWRPLLQTPPFPEYPSGHSVVSTASAVVLSAVLGKNVSFVDSTEMAYGLPSRRFTSFNQAADEASISRLYGGIHYRAALQNGQVMGKAIGELVIRRINLRQAVLSQKP, encoded by the coding sequence ATGAAGAAACGACTACTGGTCATCACCGCAGGTTTAATGAGTCTGACAGCGCCCGCTCCGAATCGTTCGGCATCGGCAGAGACGCGCTGGCTGCATTCGGCGCACCAACTACTAACGGCCATCATAGTATCGGATGTGTTTTCGCCCCCCGTTGCTGCCCGGATTTACGCCTATGCGCACATTGCCGCCTACGAAACACTTGTGCCATTTCAGGCTGGACGTTATCGATCCCTGGCCGGACAGATCCCGTCAATGGCAACATTGACCACTACGCCACCGGCTGGCTGTAATCCGGCTCTGGCGGCCACCGAAGCGTTTTTGCGCGTTGGACGCACAATGATTTTTTCGGAGAAAACCTTCGATCAGGAAACAACGCAACTTTGGGAACAGATCAAAGCAGCGGGCTATTCTGAGGAAACCATTCAAGTGTCGAAAGCATTTGGTGAACAGGCCGCTCAGCATATCATTGCCTGGGCTAAGGGCGACAACTACCGGCAAACACGGTCGCTCCGTCGGTATGCCCCCGTAAAGCAGGCTGGCGCATGGGCACCGACGCCCCCCGGTTACATGACCGCTGTTGAGCCTTATTGGGGCCGCATCCGACCATTCGTGCTCGACTCGGCTGCGCAGTGTCGGACAACCGGACCTCCTCCGTTCAGTACAAACGAGAAAAGTCAATTTCGTGAGGCTGCGTGGGAGGTCTACGAAACGGGTAAAAACAGAACGGCCGAACAGCGGCTAATTGCGAGTTATTGGGATTGTAATCCATTTTTTCTGAACACACAGGGGCATCTGAATTTTGCCAGCAAGAAGCTTTCGCCGGGTGGTCACTGGTTGTCTATTGCCGGACAGGTTGCACGCCTAACGAAAGCCAATCTGATCACTACGAGCGCAGCTTACACAATGACGGCGATTGCGCTCTTTGATGGGTTTATTAGTTGCTGGCATGAGAAATATCGCTACAACGTTATCCGACCCGAAACGTACATCAACGCCCATATTGACGAGAACTGGCGGCCGTTGTTGCAAACACCGCCTTTTCCTGAATATCCCAGCGGCCACAGTGTTGTATCGACCGCTTCGGCAGTTGTGCTGTCGGCAGTTTTGGGCAAAAATGTTTCGTTCGTCGATAGCACCGAAATGGCTTATGGCTTACCGTCGCGTCGGTTCACATCATTTAACCAGGCCGCCGATGAGGCTTCAATCAGTCGTTTGTATGGAGGTATTCATTATCGGGCCGCGCTGCAAAACGGCCAAGTGATGGGAAAGGCAATAGGAGAGCTTGTAATCCGACGAATTAACCTGCGTCAGGCAGTTTTAAGTCAGAAACCATGA